Proteins encoded by one window of Mustela erminea isolate mMusErm1 chromosome 7, mMusErm1.Pri, whole genome shotgun sequence:
- the LOC116596343 gene encoding uncharacterized protein LOC116596343 produces the protein MFRIGKSTDTEVDQWLLGTGGGRRRENLISGCQGLGKQTGSDFTWSRKYLSFPLPYTGESSYSLLPETRCPLFPGHLQLPFSTLLSSCSFSIFSVLASSASGPVNANVLRDSNQAAITPRGCSRPNPPRRTRAHTLGSLRAYASENPAARECKVSEGQRRLPAHRQSLPRRRKKTARLEPRLRRRPARAPRATEGSRDVPDPLLQHRPRQWAFCAPPPPGPEEDVPASARAWTEAAPQRRQRRGQREKERHSPASAPSPHSTGSSHPPVARIPATMLCRSSSSHMGKPHVEVVTNDSR, from the exons ATGTTCCGAATAGGAAAATCTACAGACACAGAAGTAGATCAGTGGCTGCTAGggactggaggaggaaggagacggGAGAATctaattagtggttgccagggactggggaagCAAACGGGAAGTGACT TCACATGGTCCCGAAAATACCTTTCATTTCCCCTCCCCTACACGGGCGAGTCAAGTTACTCCCTCCTTCCGGAAACACGATGCCCTCTATTTCCAGGGCACCTCCAGCTCCCGTTTTCCACCCTCCTCTCCAGCTgctccttctccatcttctcGGTCCTTGCCTCCTCCGCCTCCGGACCAGTAAATGCTAATGTCCTGAGAGACTCTAACCAGGCCGCTATAACACCGCGGGGCTGCTCTCGCCCCAACCCGCCACGCAGGACCAGGGCGCACACCCTCGGGTCTCTGCGAGCCTATGCCTCGGAGAACCCCGCAGCCCGCGAGTGCAAAGTCAGTGAAGGACAGCGAAGACTGCCCGCACACAGACAGTCCCTTCCCCGGAGAAGGAAGAAGACTGCCAGGCTAGAGCCAAGGCTGAGGAGGAGACCGGCACGGGCGCCACGCGCGACCGAGGGGTCGAGGGACGTCCCGGATCCGCTCCTTCAACACCGCCCCAGGCAGTGGGCATTCTGTGCGCCGCCCCCTCCCGGCCCCGAAGAGGATGTCCCAGCGAGCGCGCGGGCCTGGACAGAGGCAGCGCcgcagcggcggcagcggcgcgGACAGcgtgagaaagagagacactcACCAGCGTCAGCCCCGAGCCCTCACAGCACCGGAAGTAGTCACCCGCCCGTTGCCAGG